The genome window GTTAAATATTATGTTCACGTTTAGCTTGATATCAACTAAATGGTAGGTCAGTTTTTGAATTTACtgtaatattttatagtgGAAATGAGTTGCTTTGTTCTACAGCCTTAACCACCTAATAAACAACATGTGTATTTATTCTTCATAGAATGTCTTCTCCCGTTACCAACCCTTTCTTAATCATTGTaatgtattcaattttaaattgtgattAATATGCGAAACTTAATATTGTGCACCATAGAGACTCTGGGCGCTCTTGACGCACTCGATATCCCGACACGCTCTCCAGCCATCTTTCACCCCGGCTTCCCGCTCGCCGCTTGTCGCCCACGCTTAGCGCACAGCACAGAACAAATGTCATCCAATTAATCTTCATAAGAAAAAGTGAAATCAAAGACTGAAGGCGATGTGATTTCAATGTGGCCAGCAAACAGGCTGGCATAGAATCATTCAAGCGCTCCATTCAACATGTTCTTCTCCAGCGCAATAATATTCCGTTTCAAAATTGTAACACTTTGCGCTCTTAGTGTTGGTCTAGCACTTACACTAACCCAATCCGCATCCGCCGCTATCGCCGTCTCTGTCACCCCAACAACGTCGCAGGAACAACAACTGCCGCAGCGCATTTATGGTTTGCTAGATAAATTGTTCACTGGCAGAAAACTGAATGCGAGTGCCAAGTTTGCATTGTTGCTTGCCGAATTTCTGATAAAACGTGAGCCTAATGAGCTGTGTTCTCTccacactctcgcacacacatacgcacatgAAAGATGCGTTAAccataaatattcattaatttcacacaatgtttgcatatatattcattttcaataatccAGAGAAAATGCGTTATGTGGCCCCCACACGATACGACCGTCAATTGTATTACCATCTGCTGCATCGCATGGATCGTCTAATGCGgaattcaaatcaaaacatGAATCAATTGGAAAAACAAAGTAATTATAACAGTTTGTGTAGTCTATTTATTGGAtttaacatttgcatttccagTACTGGACAACGCCTTCCAACGTAATGTGCTGCTTTTGCCACCCAGCCTGAAGTAAGAGAGAGTTAGCTTTCTCTATGTTATGCtaattaactaattatttgttttgataGATATGGCGAGTTAAATGCCAATGCCGAGTACGAGCAGCTGGCCATAAATTATGACAATCTGGTTAATCGGGGTCAACCTAATAGCACACAATCGGATCGCTGCATGCGTGATATAGTTAATTTGAATCCCATTAAGTGCAAGCTCAGCCTGGACTGTCTGCAAGTGTTGACTAGCGAGGCTTCTGCGTATGGTTATCAGCGCACTCATCAGTAAGTGCAGTGTTGATGTTGTTCAACATTGGCTCAAGTCgagctttgttgttgctagttCTAAACTAACGCCACTTGAGTTCTACTAGTTTAACTCTTTAACTTAGATAATAAGTACAGAAAATCACTCCATTTTCAGGGTTCTACTGCTTTTTATGCTTTCGCATCACGCTTGTGCGCCCATTTTAAGTCCTCCTCAGCTCTATGAGGAGTTGGCTAAGAGTCACTGCAACGAAATTTTGAGTGAACAAAATGCTATACGTAGCCTGGCCTTGGGAATGGGCAAGTACAAGGACTTGTATTTGGAGCAAGGTAACCATGTCCAAAAATTATTAGAAATCTATAAGGTTAAATGATGATTAATTGCAGCAACAATCTGTGGTCTGTATGGTTATAATGAGTTTCTCAACTGGCGAAATGTGATGGAAATTGACAGTTGGTTTCCCGATGATGACCTCAATAACGAGCACATTAACGACTTGGCTCTGGTGTTCTATATAAAtgcgctgctgcttctgcatTAAACGATGTTCGTTGCCGACGACGATGATGCTGTTTATGCttaatatgtattttgctTGCTAACTGTTGCTTCTTCTCTCGCTATCTTCCTCTCTCCCATACTTGCTAAATGCTTTATAACGGAATAAAGTGCGGCTTTATTGCTTGACAGCTTTGCTATGTCGAGTGGGAGTGAGAAAGAGTTGTATGTGCGTTGTATGCTACTTAATATTGGGGGAGTGAGTGAGACAGTAGTTAATACTTTTGTTATTGAACAGCGTGAGAATGCATGCGGTTGGTTGGTTGGAAAGGGAAGAGGGGGATGGCGTGTCAGGTGCTTGTCAAGCAGACGCCATTTGTAATGTGACACATTAGTTGCGCCTGGCTGCCTGGTTGATGGATGCGACGACAGCGAAGAAAGAGGAAGAGCAGgaagacgacaacaacactTTCCATTACAAAATGTGCTCGCATTGAAGTGGAATACTAATATTTGCCCTGACATACTCGAGAAACATGCCAACATGGAAGCCAGTCATGAGCTatagctccagctccagctgcatGTTCAGGATTCAGACTGAGCCTGGGGTCGGGTTGTGTCGGGTCGGGATATTAATGCCTCATTTGCTGCAAGTTCCTGTTGTTGGGCTTTGAACTGCACCCACTAAGCTGCCTTGCACAAAAGAGACCAacaaaatcacacacacacagacttaCACTCGATGATATCCATGTCAGAGACCGGCCCTTTGCTCTGGTaaatgcaaaaggcaaaaaggaCTTAGAGGCGCATTGTCGAGGGCCATGAATAGCTCTGGTCATTAGCAAAGTTGACTGTcagtgcaacaacagcaacagtctgTTGTTGACTGCTAGATACCCGTCACCCATGTTAAACAAGATAATTAGGGTGATCAAAGCaactgaatatttattaacaataaatgttaaagGAATATATTAAGATAAATCACTCTTTATTGTAACTCGTCTGTTATACCCTTTTTGTCTTCAAATACCGGATACAGTCACCAACAATTGCTGCTCCCCCAAAAAGAAACTCCAACTTATGCACATGGTCAAGCCAAGTCTCAGTTACACAGTTACATGGCCCCACAGGAGCTGAGGAAGAAGCagaagtagcagcagcaggagttgCGACTTGTCTAttatttcgttttcatttcttcTGTCACTTTCTGTCATCAGCACCCCTGGGGCAACAAGACCAACAATTACAACCCTTGCAACCTGATCAGCTGTCGTTTGCTGACTTACAGCCTGCCCACTGCCCTTCATTTCTCGTCACGTCCTACACCTCGTCttgatgttgtttgtttttacttctgctgttgctattgttgttgttattgtccaTGCGTGTCGTTGAGTTCATTATGGGCTTACGCAAATCTAGCGGTGTGTGGGTgtctgcgagtgtgtgtgtgtgtcacacTCTCAAGTGTCGGTCGCCTCTGTAGGTGTTTATTGTGATGTTAAGTTGCTGgtaaacagcaacaacaaactgttGTTTAACAGAGCGCCATAATCGGCTGCTGTTGACAGCTTGGCTctccgctctctctctatctctctatgtgctgttgttgtaactTGAGCCCAGAATGTTTTG of Drosophila nasuta strain 15112-1781.00 chromosome 3, ASM2355853v1, whole genome shotgun sequence contains these proteins:
- the LOC132793252 gene encoding uncharacterized protein LOC132793252, whose protein sequence is MFFSSAIIFRFKIVTLCALSVGLALTLTQSASAAIAVSVTPTTSQEQQLPQRIYGLLDKLFTGRKLNASAKFALLLAEFLIKQKMRYVAPTRYDRQLYYHLLHRMDRLMRNSNQNMNQLEKQILDNAFQRNVLLLPPSLKYGELNANAEYEQLAINYDNLVNRGQPNSTQSDRCMRDIVNLNPIKCKLSLDCLQVLTSEASAYGYQRTHQVLLLFMLSHHACAPILSPPQLYEELAKSHCNEILSEQNAIRSLALGMGKYKDLYLEQATICGLYGYNEFLNWRNVMEIDSWFPDDDLNNEHINDLALVFYINALLLLH